In the Streptomyces formicae genome, one interval contains:
- a CDS encoding MarR family transcriptional regulator: protein MLYSTTIQGEGEIVTDRVESIETIQREMTAFARRARATAARMHPELSLVSFTLLAHLEFQGGCRATDLAAHYTLDKSTISRQVGALERAGLVERRLDPADHRVHVLHLTERGIEVLAQVGDARRVAFQERLAEWSGPDLERFAEYLLRYNAAASGADAGVE, encoded by the coding sequence ATGTTGTACTCTACAACCATCCAGGGAGAGGGAGAAATCGTGACCGACCGAGTCGAGTCCATCGAGACCATTCAGCGGGAGATGACCGCGTTCGCCCGCCGCGCCCGCGCCACCGCGGCCCGGATGCACCCCGAGCTGTCGCTCGTGTCCTTCACGCTCCTCGCCCACCTGGAATTCCAGGGCGGCTGCCGGGCCACGGACCTGGCCGCGCACTACACCCTCGACAAGTCCACGATCAGCAGGCAGGTCGGGGCGCTGGAGAGGGCCGGGCTCGTCGAGCGGCGGCTCGATCCGGCCGACCACCGGGTGCACGTCCTGCACCTCACGGAGCGGGGGATCGAGGTCCTCGCGCAGGTCGGCGACGCCCGCAGGGTCGCCTTCCAGGAGCGGCTCGCGGAGTGGAGCGGCCCGGACCTGGAGCGGTTCGCCGAGTACCTGCTGCGCTACAACGCGGCCGCGTCGGGTGCCGACGCGGGTGTCGAGTAG
- a CDS encoding MMPL family transporter: MIHKLTSFSTRHRWMMVVIWTVLGAGLSFVGKAMMYDVTDSQSGDFLPQQYDSAVALRIAEDEFGAAPDPNALTVLVARDDGGKLTAADERRITGTAAGLGRERIAAPAPEPLMKDHSQIPRVSPGAVAPDRSFRLLTVSLDGNPQDPGVQDVYKKFRDIAEREFAHEDLRVGFTGGIASTVDNLDAEETTGKVVSSLTMGLIVLLNVLVFRSVLAALVPLIAVALIGGVASGAVVGAAKLFGIDLDPSTPSLIGVVLLGIGVDYFLFLMFRFREQLRNHPGQDARTAAVETTRRVGGAITSAALTIVAAFATLGLASFGQFRVLGPAIAISVLVMLVASLTLMPALLALLGRAMFWPARAWKKERTGGISARLGHAVSARPVRYALGSLVLLGALGAGAVGMKMSYDQQGLPETAAVRTAEQIARSLPAGVSDPHTVYVSSTDGRDLKASSLTGMSRALAKEEGVGKVGEPVLSKDRTAARVDLLLSVKSDTQHARDLVSGPIRDTAARTAPEGTKAYVTGTAAVFADISTAVEKDLRLVFPVAALLIAVILFLLLRSVLAPVVLMLAVGLGFVATLGASTLLFQHTLDRPGISFTLPLVLFLFVVALGTDYNILITDRIREEMAKPGPARHAVAEAVRHTAPAVATAGVVLAGSFAALAASPVTQELGFATGLGIILSSLVLSLVLVPALAALLGRGLWWPRRSGRTGRHHAAGAPPAPGHHQPYEVATAYRPEHEAAR, encoded by the coding sequence ATGATCCACAAACTGACCTCATTCTCCACCCGACATCGATGGATGATGGTCGTCATATGGACCGTGCTCGGCGCGGGCCTGAGTTTTGTGGGCAAGGCGATGATGTACGACGTCACCGATTCCCAGTCGGGCGACTTCCTTCCCCAGCAGTACGACTCGGCCGTCGCGCTGCGCATCGCCGAGGACGAGTTCGGCGCCGCACCCGACCCGAACGCGCTGACCGTGCTCGTGGCCAGGGACGACGGCGGGAAGCTCACCGCGGCCGACGAGCGGCGGATCACCGGCACCGCGGCCGGTCTCGGCCGGGAGCGGATCGCGGCGCCCGCGCCCGAACCGCTGATGAAGGACCATTCCCAGATCCCTCGGGTATCGCCGGGAGCCGTGGCGCCCGACAGGAGTTTCCGGCTCCTGACGGTCTCGCTGGACGGAAATCCCCAGGACCCCGGAGTGCAGGACGTCTACAAGAAGTTCCGTGACATCGCGGAGCGGGAATTCGCCCACGAGGACCTGCGCGTCGGATTCACCGGCGGCATCGCCTCCACGGTCGACAATCTGGACGCCGAGGAGACCACGGGCAAAGTCGTCAGCAGCCTGACGATGGGCCTCATCGTCCTGTTGAACGTCCTCGTCTTCCGCAGTGTTCTCGCCGCGCTCGTCCCGCTGATCGCGGTGGCGCTGATCGGTGGTGTCGCGTCCGGCGCCGTGGTCGGCGCGGCGAAGCTCTTCGGGATCGACCTCGACCCGTCCACTCCCTCGCTGATCGGTGTCGTCCTTCTCGGCATCGGCGTCGACTACTTCCTCTTCCTGATGTTCCGGTTCAGGGAGCAGCTGCGGAACCACCCGGGGCAGGACGCGCGGACGGCCGCGGTGGAGACGACCCGGCGGGTGGGCGGCGCGATCACCTCGGCCGCGCTGACGATCGTGGCCGCCTTCGCGACCCTGGGCCTCGCGAGCTTCGGACAGTTCAGGGTCCTCGGCCCCGCGATCGCGATCTCCGTACTCGTGATGCTCGTCGCCAGCCTCACGCTGATGCCCGCGCTGCTCGCCCTGCTCGGCCGCGCCATGTTCTGGCCCGCGCGCGCCTGGAAGAAGGAGCGCACCGGCGGGATCAGCGCACGCCTGGGGCACGCGGTGAGCGCCCGCCCCGTGCGGTACGCCCTCGGGAGCCTGGTGCTGCTCGGCGCGCTCGGCGCCGGTGCGGTCGGCATGAAGATGAGCTACGACCAGCAGGGCCTGCCCGAGACCGCCGCGGTCAGAACGGCCGAACAGATCGCCCGGAGCCTGCCCGCGGGCGTCTCCGACCCGCACACGGTGTACGTCAGCAGCACCGACGGCAGGGACCTCAAGGCGAGTTCGCTGACCGGCATGAGCCGGGCGCTCGCCAAGGAGGAGGGCGTCGGAAAGGTCGGCGAGCCGGTGCTCAGCAAGGACCGCACGGCCGCTCGCGTCGATCTGCTCCTGAGCGTCAAGTCCGATACGCAGCACGCGCGTGACCTGGTCTCGGGCCCCATCAGGGACACCGCGGCGCGCACCGCGCCCGAGGGCACCAAGGCGTACGTGACGGGCACGGCCGCCGTCTTCGCCGACATCTCCACGGCGGTGGAGAAGGACCTGCGCCTGGTGTTCCCCGTCGCGGCCCTGCTCATCGCCGTGATCCTCTTCCTGCTGCTGCGCTCGGTGCTGGCCCCCGTCGTCCTGATGCTCGCCGTCGGTCTCGGCTTCGTCGCCACCCTCGGGGCGAGCACGCTGCTCTTCCAGCACACCCTCGACCGGCCCGGCATCTCGTTCACCCTGCCCCTGGTCCTCTTCCTCTTCGTCGTCGCCCTCGGCACCGACTACAACATCCTGATCACCGACCGGATCAGGGAGGAGATGGCGAAGCCGGGGCCCGCGCGGCACGCGGTGGCCGAGGCGGTGCGGCACACCGCGCCCGCCGTCGCCACGGCGGGCGTCGTGCTCGCGGGCTCCTTCGCGGCGCTCGCCGCGAGCCCCGTCACCCAGGAACTCGGCTTCGCCACCGGACTCGGGATCATCCTCTCCTCGCTCGTGCTCTCCCTCGTCCTGGTGCCCGCGCTCGCCGCGCTCCTCGGCCGCGGCCTGTGGTGGCCGCGCAGGTCGGGCCGGACGGGGCGCCACCACGCCGCCGGGGCGCCGCCCGCCCCCGGCCACCACCAGCCGTACGAGGTCGCGACCGCGTACCGGCCCGAGCACGAGGCGGCCCGGTGA
- a CDS encoding helix-turn-helix domain-containing protein: MTAQRTPASPPTTGSSSRPTELAGFLRTRRARLTPECVGLPRTPGRRLAGLRRSEVAALAGISPEYYTRLEQGRQRHPSPEVLDALATALRLDADGRGHLHRITARPAPSAPPGPPEAPRTALDLLRALPVWPAYLVSPMRSVLAWNDAAAWLLTDFGALPPHRRNLAWFALCDPRARELYADWEAVARGNVHRLRNALAGRAGEEPLLAELAAHGGRLFTDAWNEHEVRGPNTGHKRLNHPEAGPLTLAYTGYLLPGPQRLELVVMTAPEDSPEHAVLHRHFGA; encoded by the coding sequence ATGACGGCACAGCGGACACCGGCCTCCCCACCGACGACCGGCTCCTCCTCCCGGCCGACCGAGTTGGCCGGTTTCCTGCGGACCCGGCGCGCGCGGCTCACCCCCGAGTGCGTCGGGCTGCCGAGGACCCCGGGCCGACGCCTCGCGGGGCTGCGCCGCTCCGAGGTGGCGGCGCTCGCCGGGATCAGTCCGGAGTACTACACGCGGCTCGAACAGGGCAGGCAGCGCCACCCCTCACCGGAGGTGCTCGACGCACTGGCCACCGCCCTGCGCCTGGACGCGGACGGCCGCGGCCATCTGCACCGGATCACGGCCAGGCCCGCGCCCTCGGCACCGCCCGGCCCGCCCGAGGCACCACGAACCGCGCTCGATCTGCTGCGGGCCCTGCCGGTGTGGCCCGCCTACCTGGTCAGTCCGATGCGTTCCGTGCTCGCCTGGAACGACGCGGCGGCCTGGCTCCTGACGGACTTCGGCGCGCTCCCGCCGCACCGCCGCAACCTCGCGTGGTTCGCCCTCTGCGACCCGAGGGCCCGGGAGCTGTACGCGGACTGGGAGGCGGTGGCGCGCGGCAACGTCCACCGCCTCCGCAACGCCCTCGCGGGGCGCGCGGGCGAGGAGCCACTCCTGGCCGAACTGGCCGCGCACGGCGGCCGGTTGTTCACCGACGCCTGGAACGAACACGAGGTGCGGGGCCCGAACACCGGCCACAAGCGGCTGAACCATCCGGAGGCGGGCCCGCTGACCCTCGCGTACACCGGCTATCTGCTGCCGGGACCCCAGCGGCTCGAACTGGTGGTGATGACCGCCCCGGAGGACAGTCCCGAACACGCCGTCCTGCACCGGCACTTCGGCGCCTAG
- a CDS encoding sensor histidine kinase has product MGRDYFPPVPPEGRTRPSRGDVVLAVAATAVEVLAYLFPGPAGPTISTGPGGAGSRVTVFGVVLVALFVVPLLVRRLHPVPVLGAVLALQLAVNLGVAADPGTPMTHSYGAATAIALYTAARYAGPRAVAIGAAACVPVQWVRDAQGAEPFAMTATLDAVFTAAIVALGLGVRQWKLQLDINRRLLADHAVAEERRRIARELHDIVAHHITTMYLMSGGARATLDRAPETARDALLTLEESGRTALHEMRQLLGVLRSTDTPEETPSEPQPGVDGIERLVADAGAAGLPTELHVTGRPRPLPMTVGLTLYRIVQEALTNARKHAGPARATVRLAYLEGRVTVEVTDDGAGAGSGTGSARAPGGLGGGAAAGGGYGLLGMRERIALHDGTLRVGSRAEGGFEVAASVPLPVGTYEGDAHESGRHEADAHDSATHEKDGTR; this is encoded by the coding sequence ATGGGCCGCGACTATTTCCCCCCGGTACCGCCCGAGGGCAGGACACGGCCCTCTCGGGGGGACGTGGTGCTCGCCGTCGCCGCGACGGCGGTGGAGGTGCTCGCGTACCTCTTCCCCGGCCCCGCGGGCCCGACCATCTCCACCGGGCCCGGCGGCGCGGGATCGCGCGTGACCGTGTTCGGTGTCGTCCTGGTCGCCCTCTTCGTGGTGCCGCTGCTGGTGCGGCGCCTGCACCCCGTACCGGTGCTCGGCGCGGTCCTCGCCCTGCAACTGGCCGTCAACCTGGGCGTCGCCGCCGATCCCGGCACCCCCATGACGCACAGCTACGGCGCCGCCACCGCCATCGCCCTGTACACCGCGGCCAGGTACGCGGGCCCGCGCGCCGTGGCCATCGGCGCCGCCGCGTGCGTGCCCGTGCAGTGGGTGCGGGACGCGCAGGGCGCCGAGCCGTTCGCGATGACGGCCACCCTCGACGCGGTGTTCACCGCCGCCATCGTCGCGCTGGGTCTGGGCGTACGGCAGTGGAAACTGCAGCTGGACATCAACCGCAGGCTCCTGGCCGATCACGCGGTCGCCGAGGAACGGCGCCGCATCGCGCGCGAGCTCCACGACATTGTGGCCCACCACATCACCACCATGTACCTGATGTCGGGCGGCGCCAGAGCCACCCTGGACCGCGCCCCCGAGACGGCGCGTGACGCGCTCCTCACTCTGGAGGAGTCGGGCCGCACGGCGCTGCACGAGATGCGCCAACTCCTCGGCGTGCTGCGCAGCACGGACACGCCCGAGGAGACCCCGTCGGAGCCGCAGCCCGGGGTGGACGGCATCGAACGGCTCGTCGCCGACGCGGGCGCCGCGGGCCTGCCCACCGAACTGCACGTCACCGGGCGGCCGCGACCGCTGCCGATGACGGTCGGCCTCACCCTCTACCGCATCGTCCAGGAGGCGCTGACCAACGCCCGCAAGCACGCGGGGCCCGCCCGCGCCACGGTCCGGCTCGCCTATCTGGAGGGCCGGGTCACCGTCGAGGTGACCGATGACGGCGCCGGTGCCGGTTCCGGTACCGGTTCCGCGAGGGCGCCCGGCGGACTCGGTGGCGGGGCGGCCGCGGGCGGTGGATACGGTCTCCTCGGCATGCGGGAACGCATCGCCCTGCACGACGGCACCCTGCGCGTCGGCAGCCGCGCGGAAGGCGGGTTCGAGGTGGCCGCGAGCGTGCCGCTGCCCGTCGGCACCTACGAGGGTGACGCACACGAGAGCGGCAGGCACGAGGCCGACGCGCACGACAGCGCCACGCACGAGAAGGACGGGACCCGATGA
- a CDS encoding alpha/beta hydrolase, which translates to MKTTTGPLSAIGLTLALAAGAAGCAAQDSSSAGAEKPASARETTVTQETTVTREAATKGLDRFYRQRLDWGPCKDPALAESGTRCAKVIVPLDYAAPKGPTLSLTISRLKATGAKSERRGIIQTNPGGPGGHGLGMPVQLRAKMTPEVAAAYDVIGMDTRGLGESSPLDCGLDSISWFRGAGFDRASFDRVAKKSADDARKCEAKYGDRLAHYSTRNIARDVDVVRGALGERRTSWFGQSYGTYLGAVYAQMFPGRLDRIVLDSAMNPRDYGLKMFQAMGPANEKALDDVARWAAPRDATYRLGKTPAAVRATVEGLVRRSAQRPIEIGGDRLDQETLPFVLYFLGTDDVDNAEYARTVRLFLDAEAGKAVEPSERLAGLLGAMFRTGPDQTGTGRDYANTLAILCADTTAPGDAEWYRKAIEKARAKQPVFGPFHNAPMPCGWWKQKPSEPPTKIDNDRPVLQIQATGDTRTTYEQGLGMHKAMRGSKLVTVPVRTHAVYTGCANACADKAVNDYLLTGELPREDYTCARDEGKGKEGR; encoded by the coding sequence ATGAAGACGACCACCGGGCCCCTGAGCGCGATCGGCCTGACCCTCGCCCTGGCCGCCGGCGCGGCCGGATGCGCGGCGCAGGACAGCTCCTCGGCGGGGGCGGAGAAGCCCGCGTCGGCACGAGAGACCACCGTGACGCAGGAGACCACCGTGACGCGGGAGGCCGCCACGAAGGGCCTCGACCGCTTCTACCGGCAGCGTCTGGACTGGGGCCCGTGCAAGGACCCCGCCCTCGCCGAGAGCGGCACGCGCTGCGCGAAGGTCATCGTCCCGCTCGACTACGCCGCGCCCAAGGGCCCCACCCTCTCGCTCACCATCTCCCGGCTGAAGGCCACCGGAGCCAAGAGCGAACGGCGCGGCATCATCCAGACCAACCCGGGAGGACCCGGCGGCCACGGCCTCGGGATGCCCGTCCAGTTGCGCGCCAAGATGACGCCGGAGGTGGCCGCCGCGTACGACGTCATCGGCATGGACACCCGTGGGCTCGGGGAGAGTTCGCCGCTCGACTGCGGGCTCGACAGCATCTCCTGGTTCCGCGGCGCGGGCTTCGACCGGGCCTCGTTCGACCGGGTGGCGAAGAAGTCGGCCGACGACGCGCGCAAGTGCGAGGCGAAGTACGGCGACCGGCTCGCGCACTACTCGACCCGCAACATCGCCCGTGACGTGGACGTCGTGCGCGGCGCGCTCGGTGAGCGCAGGACGTCCTGGTTCGGCCAGTCCTACGGCACGTACCTCGGCGCCGTCTACGCGCAGATGTTCCCCGGCCGGCTGGACAGGATCGTCCTGGACAGCGCCATGAACCCCCGCGACTACGGCCTGAAGATGTTCCAGGCCATGGGCCCGGCCAACGAGAAGGCCCTGGACGACGTGGCCCGCTGGGCGGCGCCGCGCGACGCGACGTACCGCCTGGGCAAGACGCCCGCCGCCGTGCGGGCCACCGTCGAGGGCCTGGTGCGGCGGTCCGCGCAGCGGCCGATCGAGATCGGCGGCGACCGGCTCGACCAGGAGACGCTGCCGTTCGTCCTCTACTTCCTCGGCACGGACGACGTCGACAACGCCGAGTACGCGCGTACGGTGCGGCTGTTCCTGGACGCGGAGGCGGGCAAGGCGGTCGAGCCTTCGGAGCGGCTCGCCGGGCTCCTCGGCGCGATGTTCCGCACCGGACCCGACCAGACGGGCACCGGCAGGGACTACGCGAACACCCTCGCCATCCTGTGCGCGGACACCACCGCGCCGGGTGACGCCGAGTGGTACCGCAAGGCCATCGAGAAGGCCAGGGCGAAGCAGCCGGTCTTCGGTCCCTTCCACAACGCGCCGATGCCGTGCGGCTGGTGGAAGCAGAAGCCGAGCGAACCGCCCACCAAGATCGACAACGATCGCCCGGTGCTCCAGATCCAGGCCACCGGCGACACCCGCACCACCTACGAACAGGGCCTCGGCATGCACAAGGCGATGCGCGGCTCCAAGCTGGTGACGGTCCCCGTGCGCACGCACGCGGTGTACACGGGCTGCGCCAACGCCTGCGCCGACAAGGCCGTCAACGACTACCTCCTGACGGGTGAGTTGCCGCGCGAGGACTACACGTGCGCGCGGGACGAGGGCAAGGGCAAGGAGGGGCGCTAG
- a CDS encoding ABC transporter substrate-binding protein has protein sequence MRTSRRRRPTPRLLTAAGAALALLLTGCSGDSGDDDGKITLQFQSLAWQKESVDANKALVDEWNATHPDVKVNYVQGSWDSVHDQLLTSFEGGEAPDIIHDASDDLADFAYGGYLADIGDLLPERLTSDIPERSWETATFGGKVYGVPFLQEPRVLIANATWLKKSGVRIPTPEKPWSWAEFRSVTKELGDGKDGKYGVAWPLKEPVSATLNLSLSTGGKMFHRGADGKVDVRFDAADQIMPRTVHDQVNGDGSASGTTLGMGGSDTLPGFFGGKYAMVPLGFSYRQQIVQQAPKGFDWQVLPAPAGADGLAQGVSPQTLSVSEDSPHKKEAAAFIDFFLQPDNMVKLARGDWMLPTGAEALKDPALRTEKDDWAVGTALAEHLRPAPAQSVRGYPEWKDKVATPAFQEYYSGAIGLDELRKRLVDDGNLVLARYQR, from the coding sequence ATGCGCACCTCTCGCCGCAGGCGCCCGACGCCCAGGCTCCTGACCGCCGCGGGCGCCGCCCTCGCGCTGCTGCTCACCGGGTGCAGCGGCGACTCGGGTGACGACGACGGGAAGATCACCCTCCAGTTCCAGTCCCTGGCCTGGCAGAAGGAGTCCGTCGACGCCAACAAGGCGCTCGTCGACGAGTGGAACGCCACCCACCCCGACGTCAAGGTCAACTACGTGCAGGGCAGTTGGGACAGCGTCCACGACCAGCTCCTCACCTCCTTCGAGGGCGGCGAGGCGCCGGACATCATCCATGACGCATCCGACGACCTCGCCGACTTCGCGTACGGCGGATACCTCGCGGACATCGGCGACCTCCTGCCCGAGCGGCTCACGTCCGACATTCCCGAGCGCAGCTGGGAGACGGCGACCTTCGGGGGCAAGGTCTACGGGGTGCCGTTCCTCCAGGAGCCGCGCGTCCTGATCGCCAACGCCACGTGGCTGAAGAAGTCGGGCGTACGGATCCCCACGCCCGAGAAGCCCTGGAGCTGGGCGGAGTTCAGGTCGGTCACCAAGGAGCTCGGCGACGGCAAGGACGGGAAGTACGGCGTCGCCTGGCCGCTCAAGGAGCCGGTCTCCGCGACGCTGAACCTCTCGCTCTCGACCGGCGGGAAGATGTTCCACCGCGGCGCGGACGGCAAGGTCGACGTCCGCTTCGACGCGGCCGACCAGATCATGCCGCGGACCGTCCACGACCAGGTCAACGGCGACGGGAGCGCGTCGGGCACGACCCTCGGCATGGGCGGGTCCGACACGCTGCCCGGCTTCTTCGGCGGGAAGTACGCGATGGTGCCCCTCGGCTTCTCCTACCGCCAACAGATCGTCCAGCAGGCGCCCAAGGGCTTCGACTGGCAGGTCCTGCCCGCCCCGGCCGGGGCGGACGGGCTCGCGCAGGGAGTCAGCCCGCAGACCCTGTCCGTCTCCGAGGACAGCCCGCACAAGAAGGAGGCGGCCGCGTTCATCGACTTCTTCCTCCAGCCGGACAACATGGTGAAGCTGGCGCGCGGCGACTGGATGCTGCCGACTGGCGCGGAGGCCCTGAAGGATCCCGCCCTGCGCACGGAGAAGGACGACTGGGCGGTGGGCACGGCTCTCGCCGAGCATCTGCGTCCGGCGCCCGCGCAGAGCGTGCGGGGGTATCCGGAGTGGAAGGACAAGGTGGCGACGCCCGCGTTCCAGGAGTACTACAGCGGGGCGATCGGCCTCGACGAGCTGCGCAAACGGCTCGTCGATGACGGGAATCTGGTGCTTGCGCGGTATCAGCGGTAG
- a CDS encoding response regulator produces MTSPTPPPAPAESAADAAPERITVLIADDQPLVRRGLSLVLLSDPAIEVVGEVGDGEQAVAAAHELRPDVVLMDIRMPVLDGVRATERLTAELPRCRVLALSTFDMDEHVVGALRAGAAGFLPKDVSPEELVAALRTVHRGEAVVAPRLLTRLLATFVTPPPTSRPPVSELSGLTPREVEVLRLIATGLDNAEIARQMEIGVQTVKNHATGIFTKLGVRDRAQAVIAAYETGLVRAGQGNRAP; encoded by the coding sequence ATGACCTCCCCCACTCCCCCACCCGCCCCCGCGGAATCTGCCGCCGACGCGGCGCCCGAGCGGATCACCGTGCTCATCGCGGACGACCAGCCCCTGGTGCGCAGGGGCCTCTCGCTCGTCCTGCTCTCCGATCCCGCCATCGAGGTCGTCGGCGAGGTGGGCGACGGCGAGCAGGCCGTCGCCGCCGCCCACGAGCTCCGCCCGGACGTCGTCCTGATGGACATCCGCATGCCGGTGCTCGACGGCGTCAGGGCCACCGAACGGCTCACCGCCGAGCTGCCCCGGTGCCGGGTCCTCGCGCTCAGCACCTTCGACATGGACGAACACGTGGTCGGCGCCCTGCGGGCGGGCGCCGCCGGGTTCCTGCCCAAGGACGTCTCGCCCGAGGAACTGGTGGCCGCGCTGCGCACCGTCCACCGCGGCGAGGCCGTCGTCGCGCCCCGGCTGCTCACCCGGCTGCTCGCCACGTTCGTCACCCCGCCGCCCACCTCGCGCCCACCGGTCTCCGAACTCTCCGGGCTCACCCCGCGCGAGGTCGAGGTGCTCCGCCTGATCGCCACGGGCCTCGACAACGCCGAGATCGCGCGACAGATGGAGATCGGCGTCCAGACCGTGAAGAACCACGCCACGGGCATCTTCACCAAACTGGGCGTCCGCGACCGCGCGCAGGCGGTGATCGCGGCGTACGAGACGGGGCTCGTGCGGGCGGGCCAGGGAAATCGCGCCCCTTGA
- a CDS encoding MFS transporter → MSTSASRTPRARIAPPPRPTPLALLVLSAAAGLDAGSVAVLNSALPALGTEFGAPPRTLSWAVSGYALAFAGLLLAGGALADRFPRRRVLTAGLLALAFGALPAVAATDFWMVAAGRVLQGAGAAITIPAATALVADLHPAGPARSRALGVFASAQAGSYGAGLVLGGVLTGAAGWRLVFAVQGAAALLTALAAVRALPLGAPDRGRRVDPVGGAALVATVVLLVLGADLLSHRGAGRLFAVTALAGAAGAGALWWRRGGDALLDRALLRIAAVRTSAATAVAFYFCVNGSLFFVPLYLQDVRGMSPAASGLAVLPVSAAVTVTALLAGRLLERVGARAVLTAGLLLTGGGVSMWCLTGAQSPYWWPVFAGLVVTGVGQGLAFPALTVLGLRGVPQARQGAASAVTATALQIGSGLGPAVLAGAASVAGSSVLAGQHVAFAAAAGVVFLAGGVVVGVRRAW, encoded by the coding sequence ATGAGCACTTCCGCATCTCGTACGCCCCGGGCGCGCATCGCACCGCCGCCGCGCCCGACGCCGCTCGCGTTGCTCGTCCTGAGCGCGGCCGCCGGACTCGACGCGGGGAGCGTCGCCGTACTGAACAGCGCGCTGCCCGCCCTCGGCACGGAGTTCGGCGCGCCGCCGCGGACGCTGTCCTGGGCCGTCAGCGGTTACGCCCTCGCCTTCGCGGGGCTGCTGCTCGCCGGGGGAGCCCTCGCCGACCGCTTCCCGCGCCGCCGCGTCCTGACCGCAGGGCTGCTCGCGCTGGCCTTCGGCGCCCTGCCCGCCGTGGCCGCGACCGACTTCTGGATGGTCGCCGCGGGCCGGGTCCTGCAAGGCGCGGGCGCCGCGATCACCATCCCGGCGGCGACCGCGCTGGTCGCCGACCTCCACCCGGCGGGGCCCGCGCGCTCGCGCGCCCTCGGGGTCTTCGCCTCGGCGCAGGCGGGCAGTTACGGCGCGGGCCTGGTGCTCGGCGGAGTGCTCACCGGGGCGGCGGGCTGGCGGCTCGTCTTCGCGGTGCAGGGCGCGGCCGCCCTGCTCACCGCGCTCGCCGCGGTGCGCGCGCTGCCGCTCGGGGCGCCGGACAGGGGCCGCCGCGTCGACCCCGTCGGCGGCGCGGCCCTGGTGGCCACGGTCGTACTGCTCGTCCTCGGGGCCGATCTGCTCTCCCACCGGGGCGCGGGACGCCTCTTCGCCGTCACCGCGCTGGCCGGGGCGGCCGGTGCGGGGGCGCTGTGGTGGCGGCGCGGCGGCGACGCGCTGCTCGACCGGGCGCTGCTGCGGATCGCGGCGGTGCGGACGTCGGCGGCCACGGCGGTGGCGTTCTACTTCTGCGTGAACGGCTCGCTCTTCTTCGTGCCGCTGTATCTCCAGGACGTACGCGGGATGTCCCCTGCCGCGTCGGGGCTCGCGGTGCTTCCGGTGAGCGCGGCGGTGACGGTCACGGCGCTGCTCGCCGGGCGCCTGCTGGAGCGGGTCGGCGCGCGGGCGGTTCTCACGGCGGGGCTGCTGCTGACCGGGGGCGGCGTGTCGATGTGGTGCCTGACGGGTGCTCAGAGCCCTTACTGGTGGCCCGTGTTCGCCGGTCTCGTGGTGACCGGTGTCGGGCAGGGCCTGGCGTTCCCCGCGCTCACGGTGCTGGGCCTGCGGGGTGTCCCGCAGGCCCGGCAGGGCGCGGCCTCCGCGGTGACCGCGACGGCCCTTCAGATCGGCAGCGGACTCGGTCCCGCGGTCCTGGCCGGGGCGGCGTCGGTGGCGGGCTCTTCGGTGCTGGCGGGGCAGCATGTCGCGTTCGCCGCGGCGGCGGGAGTGGTGTTTCTCGCCGGGGGCGTTGTCGTGGGGGTGCGTAGGGCCTGGTGA